The Zingiber officinale cultivar Zhangliang chromosome 10A, Zo_v1.1, whole genome shotgun sequence genome contains a region encoding:
- the LOC122026712 gene encoding uncharacterized protein LOC122026712, which translates to MQNERSWMYNKNLPDRGGLTDEFITGLRQFLNFASSNVEFMDGNQIRCPCRKCHNGKFLPSNKVSEHLCRFGFTPNYYNWTCHGEPFISDEDCYGHNIQVSRDQSYYNQLNPYQRMIFDAAAPNLIPEPHGASSSCPPTVEQMFTTYASPLEEVQVPGVDEIVNNETYLKFQEVLSAADEPLWTGCDKHTKLSFTARLLNIKAESNLSEDNFNKFVQAIEEALPQDNILPNDFYSMKKLTKELGLPVERIDVCRDGCMLYWGDDADANVCRFCNQDSLWNAIWLEYCGNLRLPNMYGEIKVDQIEIWKKAELF; encoded by the exons ATgcagaatgaaagaagttggatgtataataaaaatttacctGACCGTGGGggtttaactgatgagtttatTACTGGGTTGAGAcagtttttaaattttgcatctagtAATGTTGAGTTTATGGATGGTAATCAGATACGATGTCCATGCAGAAAGTGTCATAATGGAAAATTTTTACCATCTAATAAAGTTTCAGagcatctttgtagatttggttttactccgaattactataattggacatgtcatggtgaaccattcatatctgatgaggattgTTATGGACACAACATACAAGTCTCTAGGGATCAAAgttattataatcaattaaatccatATCAAAGAATGATATTTGATGCAGCGGCTCCGAATTTAATTCCTGAACCACATGGTGCCAGTTCTAGCTGCCCTCCAACAGTTGAGCAAATGTTTACAACATATGCATCACCATTAGAAGAGGTACAAGTGCCAGGTGTTGATGAAATTGTGAATAATGAAACATATCTTAAATTTCAGGAAGTGTTAAGTGCTGCAGATGAACCTTTATGGACTGGTTGTGACAAGCATACTAAATTATCATTCACTGCAAGACTGTTGAATATCAAGGCAGAGTCTAATTTGTCGGAAGATAATTTCAATAAGTTTGTTCAAGCTATTGAAGAGGCATTGCCCCAAGATAATATACTGCCTaatgatttttacagtatgaaaaaacttACGAAAGAATTAGGTCTTCCGGTGGAAAGAATTGACGTTTGCAGAGACGGTTGTAtgctatattggggagatgatgcagatgCAAATGTTTGTagattctgtaatcaagatag cttatggAATGCTATCTGGTTGGAGTACTGCGGGAATCTTAGGttgcccaatatgtatggagagatcaaagtcgatcAGATTGAAATATGGAAGAAAgccgagttattttga